The following coding sequences lie in one Aspergillus luchuensis IFO 4308 DNA, chromosome 8, nearly complete sequence genomic window:
- a CDS encoding uncharacterized protein (COG:S;~EggNog:ENOG410PN3X;~TransMembrane:1 (o245-269i)) has translation MAPLGETIAVIDKSGKVVSTSKHLFGVFSQAKNAYRERKAQFQSERNAKIAEKEALRALENYHIDDAPSVASSRRSRSRYHSGRSHYAREPSVYEEDVQWQDPYADPYAVRPGEMVRRHTTHDVAMRGPERPTTSRSKSDAHVDMDLAYGDFHPSALEKVPPPPEPQNQLQRIENPELNTLVDRAQWLLEEADCMQHTATATIAHLQKNPDAMAAVALTLAEISNIATKMAPSALSTLKAAAPTVFALLASPQFLIAAGVGIGVTIVMFGGYKIVKQIQNATTTTPNSPMRAAAAPEEDPGMDDMMEFNTECLSTVEMWRRGVADAEADSVGTSVDGEFITPKAAAMSGIDVTTARMSRDPRFKFDDDDQSMASSRRSRRSRSHREGSRANHRPESHVSSRAPSKVFSKAPSKAPSRAPSYAPSRAESRYSDMEPKPKEKKKRSSRLRLMFTA, from the exons ATGGCTCCTCTTGGCGAAACGATCGCTGTGATTGACAAGTCTGGTAAGGTGGTGAGCACG AGCAAACACCTGTTCGGCGTGTTCAGTCAAGCCAAGAATGCCTACCGCGAGCGCAAAGCTCAATTTCAGTCGGAACGGAACGCCAAGATtgccgagaaggaggcaCTGAGGGCTCTTGAGAACTACCATATCGATGATGCGCCTTCAGTCGCATCCTCTCGGAGAAGCCGTTCACGATACCACTCAGGCCGCAGTCACTACGCTCGTGAACCATCGGTCTATGAAGAAGATGTGCAATGGCAGGATCCTTATGCAGACCCATATGCTGTTCGACCAGGCGAAATGGTCCGCCGTCATACTACCCATGACGTCGCCATGCGTGGACCAGAGCGACCAACAACCAGCCGGTCCAAGTCCGATGCTCATGTCGACATGGATCTAGCATACGGCGACTTTCACCCTTCGGCCCTGGAGAAAGTGCCACCACCCCCCGAACCACAAAACCAGCTCCAGAGAATTGAGAACCCGGAACTGAATACTCTTGTGGATCGGGCGCAGTGGCTCTTAGAGGAAGCTGACTGCATGCAACATACCGCGACCGCCACGATCGCACATCTCCAGAAGAACCCAGATGCCATGGCTGCTGTAGCGCTCACCTTGGCCGAGATCAGCAACATTGCCACAAAGATGGCGCCGTCCGCGCTCTCGACCCTCAAGGCTGCGGCCCCTACGGTCTTCGCCCTGCTTGCAAGCCCACAATTCTTGATCGCAGCGGGTGTTGGTATCGGAGTCACAATCGTCATGTTTGGCGGCTACAAGATCGTCAAGCAGATCCAAAacgccaccaccactacccccAACAGCCCCATGAGGGCAGCGGCCGCTCCAGAGGAAGATCCCGGCATGGATGACATGATGGAGTTCAACACAGAATGCCTAAGCACTGTCGAGATGTGGCGGCGCGGCGTAGCAGATGCCGAGGCCGACAGTGTTGGCACATCTGTCGATGGAGAGTTCATTACACCCAAAGCAGCCGCAATGTCAGGCATTGATGTGACTACGGCACGAATGTCACGGGACCCCCGATTCAAgttcgacgatgatgatcagtCGATGGCATCCTCTCGCAGATCTCGTCGATCACGCAGCCATCGAGAAGGCTCCCGAGCCAACCACCGACCAGAGTCGCATGTCAGCTCGAGGGCGCCTTCCAAGGTTTTCTCTAAGGCGCCATCGAAGGCCCCGTCAAGGGCGCCCTCATACGCACCTTCTAGAGCCGAGTCCCGTTACTCAGACATGGAGCCGAAgccaaaggagaagaagaagcgatcCAGCCGTTTGCGTTTGATGTTCACTGCTTGA
- a CDS encoding putative salicylate hydroxylase (COG:I;~EggNog:ENOG410PVXN;~InterPro:IPR036188,IPR002938;~PFAM:PF01494;~go_function: GO:0071949 - FAD binding [Evidence IEA]): protein MEVGAGIQVSPNMLTLFDRWGVSPLIHAQDVALEHIHVRRWEDGSMLGTLPVNKTYGQQTVIHRADLHNALIEKALALSNVELRVNSTVTGVQFDHAAVQLANGTIVKGDIVIAADGIKSALRDHLLEEASVAIPTGDAAYRIMLPRSALENDPELKALVDEPQATRWLGPGRHVIAYPVRSHDLYNVVLLHPDSHSVEESWTTKGSKQAMIDNYKGWDRRVTKLIDLVPDDEVLEWKLCLHAPLKTWIRGSVALIGDACHPMLPYVAQGAAQAVEDAAALGVLLSTISSRDEIPLALKAYEQSRKPRADTVQQSGSENRITLHLPDGPEQRARDEQFRSSLKSGSNPDRWTDLETQKFLWGWDAEKAALDAWKELHGNHVSELRHHL, encoded by the exons ATGGAAGTTGGTGCTGGTATTCAAGTCTCACCTAATATGCTGACGCTGTTTGACC GGTGGGGCGTCTCTCCGTTGATCCACGCCCAAGATGTTGCTCTCGAGCACATCCATGTAAGACGTTGGGAGGATGGTAGCATGCTCGGCACCTTGCCTGTGAACAAGACCTACGGCCAACAGACTGTCATTCACCGCGCAGACCTCCACAATGCCCTCATTGAAAAGGCGCTGGCGCTGTCGAATGTGGAGCTGCGTGTGAACTCAACGGTCACTGGAGTCCAGTTCGACCATGCCGCGGTGCAATTGGCCAACGGCACCATCGTTAAAGGAGACATCGTGATCGCGGCTGACGGCATCAAGTCTGCCCTCCGCGATCACTTGCTGGAAGAAGCATCTGTCGCCATCCCCACGGGTGATGCAGCCTACCGGATCATGCTGCCCCGTAGTGCTCTTGAGAACGATCCTGAGCTGAAGGCACTGGTTGATGAGCCACAAGCCACTCGGTGGCTCGGACCTGGCCGTCATGTCATCGCTTATCCAGTGCGAAGCCATGATCTGTACAATGTTGTCCTGCTTCATCCAGACAGCCATTCTGTCGAGGAATCGTGGACGACCAAGGGTTCCAAGCAGGCCATGATCGACAACTACAAGGGCTGGGACCGGCGCGTGACGAAGCTTATCGACCTGGTGCCGGACGACGAAGTCCTGGAGTGGAAGTTGTGTCTACACGCCCCGCTAAAGACCTGGATCAGGGGTTCCGTGGCTCTCATCGGTGATGCCTGCCACCCAATGCT GCCATATGTCGCTCAAGGTGCCGCCCAGGCCGTCGAAGACGCTGCTGCCCTTGGTGTCctgctctccaccatctcgtcCCGTGATGAGATCCCTCTTGCGCTCAAGGCGTATGAGCAATCCCGGAAACCCCGCGCAGACACTGTCCAGCAATCCGGGTCGGAAAACCGCATCACGCTCCACCTGCCCGATGGCCCGGAGCAACGCGCCCGTGATGAGCAGTTCCGCTCCTCCCTGAAGAGCGGATCGAACCCCGACCGGTGGACAGATCTGGAAACCCAGAAGTTCCTCTGGGGCTGGGATGCCGAGAAGGCAGCTCTGGATGCATGGAAGG AACTCCATGGCAACCACGTGTCCGAACTGCGGCACCACCTGTGA
- a CDS encoding TAPT1 family protein (BUSCO:EOG09263H0Y;~COG:S;~EggNog:ENOG410PGSI;~InterPro:IPR008010;~PFAM:PF05346;~TransMembrane:3 (o413-434i611-634o918-948i)) has translation MDELPDHLSQRASDTITHVAAPGGQETPVSPRKREYESGMDREGHSLEVGKSRQSRPVDSHREDKEDHANGTLSRTMQQERSATSDTMSAHERSNKEEAIHRFGAPVSDQDLNRFPSQPTVNGDQKSGQPVLPSDQALGMIFEHSMEGSDSADHRTTSRTSLVDVFEGPDVASVVHRWSQNTSPVRNQDKEQERVVKLSPARMQELTSSPQSIPYRAAPPESDRGRRAVSDGMHAAISPSQPDQSATLLPNEHKVTGDSAPKLRPSKDLAIDVSAAMAAKQPARTRPQGSRAVSTPSSRRQTMPTTSERLTQTWTSRGKQERASLSRESDGKHLTPSPHITGPEPALPSPMPPTIPLPPLSVPTYLQLELASGRPSPLYIHRSAMSDFPYESSRVKLERLMNFLMLPPALERVLWFGILACLDSWLHTFTILPLRFIKALYILLESWAVNLGVEFRYVTGFIFKGVGRVWRRRHRASSTDESSKVADPGKSTSEKQDNGSVERESRIRATEPRKRHHKHRRQKSIPSALMPDDKADILKGLLIISTCCVLMRFDASRMYHWIRGQAAIKLYVIYNVLEVSDRLFAAIGQDVLECLFSREALERRPDGRSKVFRPFGLFLLALAYTVIHATALFYQVMTLNVAVNSYSNALITLLLSNQFVEIKSTVFKKFEKENLFQLLCADVVERFQLWLMLTIIASRNLVETGAFNALGSLSFSLGGYTSTGTNSTPLSTPPRTSSSILPQAFTIVPSSIIASFSQVNTYLPTLAQVLGPFLVVLGSEMLVDWLKHAYIGKFNNTRPAIYGRFLDILAKDYYTNAFADQNLTRRLGLPVIPLSCLFFRVSVQTYQMFITALLPQQPSSTAVEATTLSAIHSQYVPAPMPSPPPLTLRNFIPTSTAYVGAFFRQLLANTMPSPAQSVYIFTIVLILTGFVVLLILKLLLGMVLLAYARSRYKAMKLRETSTQANAPSAAPADEPNGTAPRGRVFAVEGGRRFGGWGVVEVNDDHRRWIYADDPEGLRRLKAKEEKDKNTKEDLNMDHVQRYEMVAKRIW, from the coding sequence ATGGATGAACTACCCGACCACCTCAGCCAGCGAGCATCAGACACGATCACCCATGTGGCCGCACCGGGCGGACAGGAAACGCCAGTATCTCCCCGGAAGAGAGAATATGAGAGCGGCATGGATCGCGAAGGTCATAGCTTGGAGGTTGGAAAGTCTCGGCAAAGCAGACCGGTAGATTCTCACCGCGAGGATAAGGAGGATCATGCCAACGGTACATTAAGCCGAACCATGCAACAAGAAAGATCCGCAACATCGGATACCATGAGTGCTCACGAGCGGAGCAATAAGGAGGAAGCCATACACCGATTTGGTGCGCCTGTCAGCGACCAAGACCTAAATAGGTTTCCCAGCCAACCCACGGTGAACGGCGACCAGAAAAGCGGTCAGCCAGTGCTTCCTTCAGACCAGGCCCTAGGGATGATCTTCGAACACTCGATGGAGGGCTCGGACAGCGCAGATCATCGTACGACATCGAGGACCTCTTTAGTGGATGTTTTCGAAGGTCCCGACGTAGCTTCCGTCGTCCATCGGTGGTCGCAGAACACATCCCCTGTCAGGAACCAAGATAAGGAGCAGGAGCGGGTAGTTAAGCTTTCTCCGGCCAGGATGCAGGAACTCACATCATCCCCTCAGTCTATTCCTTATCGTGCAGCACCCCCGGAGTCGGACCGCGGTCGACGTGCAGTATCAGATGGCATGCATGCAGCGATCTCACCTTCGCAGCCTGACCAGTCTGCGACTCTTCTACCGAATGAGCATAAGGTAACCGGCGACAGCGCCCCCAAACTTCGTCCCAGCAAGGATCTAGCCATCGACGTCTCTGCTGCCATGGCAGCTAAGCAACCTGCTCGGACTCGGCCGCAAGGCTCTCGAGCTGTATCTACACCCAGCTCGCGACGGCAAACCATGCCAACGACCAGTGAACGACTGACGCAGACTTGGACATCACGGGGGAAGCAAGAGCGCGCCTCTCTCAGTCGAGAGTCTGATGGAAAACATCTTACCCCGTCGCCACACATCACTGGCCCTGAGCCTGCTCTACCGTCCCCTATGCCTCCAAccattcctctccctccgttGTCCGTTCCGACATACCTACAATTAGAATTGGCCTCCGGTCGACCGTCTCCGCTATACATTCACCGCTCCGCAATGAGCGACTTTCCATATGAATCGTCTCGGGTCAAACTTGAACGTCTGATGAACTTTTTGATGCTGCCTCCCGCATTGGAACGAGTCCTCTGGTTTGGTATATTAGCGTGTCTCGATTCATGGTTGCATACATTTAccattcttcctcttcgtttTATCAAAGCATTGTATATTCTTCTGGAGTCATGGGCTGTCAATCTTGGCGTTGAGTTTCGTTATGTGACAGGTTTCATTTTCAAAGGTGTTGGGCGAGTGTGGCGGAGACGACACCGAGCATCGTCGACGGACGAGTCTTCGAAGGTTGCTGACCCTGGAAAGTCCACCTCTGAGAAGCAGGACAACGGATCAGTGGAACGAGAGTCTCGCATTCGGGCCACAGAACCGCGCAAGCGGCACCATAAGCACCGGCGGCAGAAGAGCATCCCGTCAGCTTTGATGCCAGATGACAAGGCTGACATCCTTAAAGGGCTGCTCATCATATCTACCTGCTGCGTGTTGATGCGCTTTGATGCAAGTCGAATGTATCACTGGATCCGAGGACAGGCTGCGATCAAACTCTATGTGATCTATAATGTGCTAGAGGTCAGCGATCGGTTATTCGCTGCCATTGGACAAGACGTGCTTGAGTGTCTGTTTTCGCGGGAAGCTCTCGAGCGTCGCCCGGACGGGCGCAGTAAGGTCTTCCGGCCATTTGGATTGTTTTTGCTGGCATTAGCATACACAGTCATCCACGCAACGGCCCTCTTTTATCAAGTGATGACATTGAATGTTGCGGTGAATTCGTATTCGAACGCGCTCATTACCCTGCTGCTCTCAAACCAGTTTGTGGAGATCAAATCCACGGTGTTCAAGAAATTCGAGAAAGAGAatctcttccagcttctctgCGCTGACGTGGTTGAGCGGTTCCAGCTCTGGTTGATGCTTACCATCATCGCGTCGCGAAACCTTGTTGAGACCGGAGCGTTCAATGCCCTTGGTAGCTTGAGCTTCAGTCTTGGAGGATACACATCCACGGGGACCAACAGCACGCCCCTCTCGACTCCTCCCCGGACCTCCTCGTCTATCCTGCCACAGGCCTTTACAATTGTGCCATCATCAATAATTGCGTCCTTCAGTCAGGTGAACACGTATTTGCCGACTCTCGCACAGGTTCTAGGGCCGTTCTTGGTCGTTTTAGGGTCGGAAATGCTAGTGGATTGGCTAAAGCATGCCTACATTGGCAAATTTAACAACACGCGGCCAGCCATCTACGGACGGTTTCTGGATATTTTGGCGAAGGACTACTACACCAACGCCTTTGCAGACCAGAACCTGACCCGTCGCTTAGGTCTGCCGGTGATCCCACTGTcttgcctcttcttccgagTCTCTGTCCAAACATATCAGATGTTCATTACTGCCTTGCTTCCTCAACAGCCCTCCTCCACGGCAGTAGAGGCCACCACCCTTTCAGCCATCCACAGCCAGTACGTGCCGGCTCCAAtgccttcacctcctccactgaCGCTGCGAAACTTTATCCCGACGTCAACCGCGTACGTGGGTGCCTTCTTCCGCCAGCTTCTAGCCAACACCATGCCATCGCCCGCCCAATCCGTATACATCTTCACCATAGTCCTCATCTTGACAGGCTTCGTGGTCCTCCTGATCCTAAAGCTTCTCCTGGGTATGGTCCTGCTAGCGTACGCTCGATCTCGATACAAGGCGATGAAGCTGCGCGAAACATCAACTCAAGCCAATGCCCCATCGGCAGCACCTGCTGATGAACCCAACGGGACAGCACCCCGTGGACGAGTATTTGCAGTTGAAGGCGGCCGACGATTCGGCGGATGGGGCGTAGTCGAGGTCAACGATGATCATCGACGATGGATCTATGCGGACGACCCTGAGGGGCTGCGTCGGCTGAaggccaaagaagagaaagacaagaataCCAAGGAGGACCTGAACATGGATCATGTCCAACGATACGAGATGGTGGCCAAGAGGATCTGGTGA
- a CDS encoding glutamine amidotransferase subunit DUG2 (COG:E;~EggNog:ENOG410PIN5;~InterPro:IPR001261,IPR036322,IPR017149,IPR002933, IPR015943,IPR011650,IPR001680,IPR017986;~MEROPS:MER0026494;~PFAM:PF01546,PF07687;~go_function: GO:0005515 - protein binding [Evidence IEA];~go_function: GO:0016787 - hydrolase activity [Evidence IEA];~go_process: GO:0006751 - glutathione catabolic process [Evidence IEA]) — protein sequence MEHAVLVESDSSSDTDDQTKVWESDPRSVTAHLAHDSAHAALPAECGIGHRVQASRSVLALVLDNECVFAGLQGGDIVAWSLETYDLVLSVHAHQESVLDLFLSEDGELLFSSGGDSIVNVWSTRTFDRLYSIHSHHDVGDIFAVAYSSTLKTIYCGGQNTSIQWCDISQTDAASTQRSAAQLSRRTHRFFDSKGPDGSRAPRSDPGADGVHPGGQVLTFKRDHHRLFSHHGYIYTMLLVRGLIEQAPTEEVLLTGAGDGVVKLWRLDQAKDNAVPSQIAKLQNGDPVLSIAVEGSFLYCGLAGGALNIWNLDSHQLVKRISMHTGDLWAVDIIHGVAVCGDSNGVIKKFNSRFEEIGSWVAHGGTMLASSAGRFKDRYIYASGGNDNTVGIWDLTDVSRAQPEQPRINNDEMVNCLAKFVAYKTVSSSPKFAGECNQGAAFLRRHCIYLGAKTNLLTTGADTNPIVHARFNATAPNKVDKTILFYGHYDVVGADANRDKWKTDPYQLTSIDGFLYGRGVTDNKGPILAALYAAADLARRKELRCNVVFLIEGEEESGSQNFHETVRTHKSQIGPVDWILLANSYWLDDHNPCLTYGLRGVVHANLIVTSDHPDLHSGIDGSALLDEPLKDLTMLLGTLVGRKGRINLPGFQEPVLPLTDAEKQRYAAISDVLLPHHPEIADSDALIKSLMHRWREPSLTIHAVEVPGSSKSATTTISRKAKASLSIRLVPNQEADEVATNLTLFVQEQFDRLESQNDLTVEITGKSDPWLGDPDNEIFETLAEAITAAWSPTNKPQRYAYPPIQREASQSTTAKPSKERPSLQRKDSGDSLASHIDRIIMSTTTSSAEKTARQRSSLSTTVPTSSTLASKSGASVTDEPAGTSAPDATGEKTSSSAAGGRSGSSVRPIYIREGGSIPTIRFLEKEFSAPAANLPCGQASDNAHLYNERLRVENLYKSREIFGYVFSKLPERL from the exons ATGGAACACGCAGTACTTGTAGAATCTGATAGCTCATCAGATACCGATGACCAAACCAAGGTCTGGGAGTCCGATCCTCGCTCCGTGACGGCTCATCTCGCTCATGACTCAGCCCACGCGGCATTGCCGGCGGAGTGTGGCATCGGCCATCGCGTCCAAGCCAGTCGATCCGTCCTAGCCCTGGTTTTGGACAATGAATGCGTCTTTGCTGGACTTCAGGGCGGAGACATTGTC GCATGGTCTTTGGAAACATACGATCTCGTCCTTTCGGTGCATGCCCACCAAGAGAGCGTGTTGGATCTATTTCTTTCCGAGGATGGAGAGCTCTTGTTCTCCAGTGGGGGTGATTCAATTGTCAAT GTTTGGTCCACGAGGACCTTCGACCGCCTTTACTCCATACATTCCCACCATGACGTTGGTGACATTTTTGCTGTCGCTTATTCATCTACTCTGAAGACCATCTACTGTGGTGGTCAGAATACCAGCATTCAG TGGTGTGATATATCACAAACGGATGCGGCTTCGACGCAACGCTCCGCCGCTCAATTATCCCGACGGACGCACAGATTCTTCGATTCCAAAGGCCCTGATGGTTCCCGTGCTCCCAGGTCGGACCCGGGTGCAGATGGCGTACACCCGGGCGGCCAAGTTCTCACCTTCAAGCGGGATCATCACCGCTTATTTTCTCACCATGGCTATATCTACACCATGCTACTGGTGAGAGGGCTAATTGAACAAGCACCCACTGAGGAGGTGCTTCTGACCGGTGCGGGCGACGGAGTTGTGAAACTCTGGCGCTTGGATCAAGCCAAGGACAATGCAGTCCCTTCGCAGATTGCGAAGCTCCAGAACGGAGACCCGGTGCTCTCAATAGCTGTCGAGGGCTCATTCCTCTACTGTGGTTTGGCGGGGGGCGCCTTGAATATCTGGAACCTGGACTCCCATCAACTGGTGAAGAGGATTTCGATGCACACAGGTGACCTATGGGCTGTTGATATCATTCACGGTGTTGCAGTGTGCGGAGACTCCAACGGTGTCATTAAG AAGTTCAATTCCCGGTTCGAGGAAATCGGTAGCTGGGTGGCTCACGGAGGCACGATGTTGGCATCCTCAGCCGGTCGCTTCAAAGATCGGTACATCTACGCCAGTGGAGGAAACGATAACACTGTTGGTATATGGGATTTGACCGATGTCTCTCGAGCGCAACCTGAGCAGCCCCGCATCAACAACG ATGAGATGGTCAACTGCCTAGCCAAATTTGTCGCATACAAGACGGTCTCTTCTAGTCCAAAATTTGCTGGTGAATGCAACCAAGGTGCTGCATTCCTACGCCGACACTGCATTTACCTAGGTGCCAAGACGAATCTGCTGACTACTGGGGCGGATACGAATCCGATCGTGCATGCGCGGTTCAACGCCACAGCCCCGAATAAGGTGGACAAGACGATTCTGTTCTATGGACATTACGATGTTGTTGGTGCGGATGCCAACAGGGATAAGTGGAAAACTGATCCATACCAACTGACCTCCATTGATGGCTTTTTGTATGGACGTGGCGTGACGGATAACAAAGGGCCTATCTTAGCAGCCCTGTATGCCGCGGCTGACCTTGCGCGGAGAAAGGAGCTTCGTTGCAATGTCGTCTTCCTTATCGAAGGTGAGGAAGAGTCTGGATCGCAGAACTTTCATGAGACCGTGCGTACACACAAGTCCCAAATTGGTCCGGTAGATTGGATTCTGCTTGCCAACAGTTATTGGCTGGATGACCACAACCCATGCCTGACTTATGGCTTGCGTGGCGTTGTTCATGCCAACCTTATCGTGACCAGTGATCATCCTGATCTTCACAGTGGTATTGATGGAAGTGCACTGCTTGATGAGCCTTTGAAAGACCTCACCATGCTTCTGGGCACTTTGGTTGGTCGCAAGGGTCGAATCAACCTCCCTGGATTCCAAGAGCCGGTACTCCCGCTCACCGACGCGGAAAAGCAGCGCTATGCCGCGATCTCTGACGTTCTTCtgcctcatcatcccgaaATTGCGGATAGTGATGCGCTGATCAAGTCGCTCATGCACCGCTGGAGGGAGCCGTCCCTCACAATCCATGCAGTCGAGGTACCTGGAAGCAGTAAAAGCGCAACCACGACAATCTCCCGCAAAGCCAAGGCCAGCCTTTCGATTCGACTGGTGCCGAACCAAGAGGCAGATGAGGTGGCCACGAATCTGACTCTGTTTGTGCAAGAGCAGTTCGATCGATTGGAATCGCAGAACGATCTGACCGTCGAGATCACGGGCAAATCCGACCCGTGGCTGGGAGATCCCGACAATGAAATCTTCGAGACCTTGGCTGAAGCAATCACTGCTGCCTGGTCACCAACAAACAAGCCCCAAAGATATGCATACCCTCCCATTCAACGGGAGGCGTCGCAGTCAACAACTGCTAAGCCGTCGAAGGAGCGGCCCAGCCTTCAGCGCAAGGACTCAGGCGATAGTCTGGCCTCTCACATTGATCGGATCATCATGTCGACAACGACTTCCTCGGCAGAGAAAACGGCGCGTCAGCGATCATCCTTAAGCACGACGGTGCCAACATCCTCGACGCTGGCCAGCAAGTCAGGGGCATCTGTCACCGACGAGCCTGCCGGCACATCGGCCCCCGATGCCACCGGGGAGAAAACGTCCAGTTCGGCGGCGGGAGGACGATCTGGGTCCAGCGTGCGGCCCATCTATATCCGCGAGGGTGGATCAATCCCGACGATACGTTTCTTGGAGAAAGAGTTCTCTGCGCCGGCGGCAAACCTGCCGTGTGGACAGGCCAGTGATAACGCCCATTTGTACAACGAACGGTTGCGGGTGGAGAATTTGTACAAGAGTCGAGAAATTTTCGGGTATGTATTTTCGAAACTGCCAGAGCGGCTGTGA
- a CDS encoding FAD-dependent oxidoreductase (COG:C;~EggNog:ENOG410QE0F;~InterPro:IPR036188,IPR002938;~PFAM:PF01494;~go_function: GO:0071949 - FAD binding [Evidence IEA]), giving the protein MAPRPCKVIIAGGGVAGLSLALMLEKHGIDYLLLEAYPQVLATVGAGIALAPNGLRIIEQLGCYEDLQKCSAGADQVHFRKPDGETLWGLDEGLAETCIAKHGYTYMWMDRKSLLEVLYNNIADKSKVLPGKRVASVTHTDNGVDVVTTDGSTYSADIIVGTDGTHSKLRQEMARYAEDLGLSEDYAEEDKVAASYSCIFGMSDPVPGFPSRSLEFVTNEGFSYVLGAGPAGRVYWFLTEKMKQTYYGADIPRFSEEDKQRTLQEHWNDKVTPTVRLSDLCKRQLSTIYTPMPEFVYKRWHLGRIITIGDACHKVLPTTAQGGNQALESAAAVVNGLMTALSQASGSGPLSQSEIQLMFERVQNIREPRTFSIIETTHKRQKLDTMDTPELKEFLLTRYAGLMPGELWKRWAHTFTPAVSLDMLDLPARPKSVPFDDEALRNKDSNKALEAHL; this is encoded by the exons atGGCTCCCAGACCGTGCAAAGTCATCATTGCGGGCGGCGGTGTCGCTGGACTCTCTCTGGCACTTATGCTGGAGAAGCATGGCATTGACTATCTACTTCTAGAAGCATACCCCCAGGTCTTGGCTACTGTTGGCGCGGGTATTGCTCTCGCTCCTAATGGTCTCCGCATCATTGAACAGTTGGGGTGCTATGAGGATTTGCAGAAGTGTTCGGCGGGTGCTGACCAGGTTCACTTTCGGAAGCCTGATGGAGAGACGCTCTGGGGGCTGGATGAAGGATTGGCTGAGACGTGTATTGCGAA GCATGGGTATACCTATATGTGGATGGACAGGAAGTCTCTCCTGGAGGTTTTGTACAACAACATTGCGGACAAATCGAAGGTTTTGCCTGGCAAGCGTGTGGCCAGTGTCACGCATACCGacaatggtgttgatgtcgtCACAACTGATGGGTCAACGTACTCTGCCGATATCATCGTTGGAACAGACGGCACCCATTCCAAGCTGAGGCAGGAAATGGCTAGATACGCCGAAGACCTAGGGCTCAGCGAGGATTATGCGGAAGAAGATA AGGTCGCTGCAAGTTACAGCTGTATCTTTGGAATGTCTGATCCCGTCCCAGGCTTCCCCAGTCGCTCACTTGAATTTGTAACAAATGAAGGCTTCTCATATGTGCTGGGTGCTGGTCCTGCCGGGCGCGTCTATTGGTTCCTgacggagaagatgaagcagacATACTATGGTGCCGACATCCCTCGATTCAGTGAAGAAGACAAGCAGCGCACTCTTCAAGAGCATTGGAATGACAAGGTCACGCCAACTGTTCGCTTGTCCGATCTTTGCAAGCGTCAGTTGAGCACGATATACACACCTATGCCAGAGTTTGTCTACAAGAGATGGCACCTGGGAAGGATCATTACTATTGGAGACGCTTGCCACAAG GTTCTCCCTACTACCGCACAAGGGGGTAATCAGGCTTTGGAAAGCGCCGCGGCCGTGGTAAATGGCCTGATGACAGCGTTGTCACAGGCCTCGGGCTCAGGGCCGCTCTCTCAGTCGGAGATTCAGTTAATGTTCGAGCGAGTGCAGAACATTCGCGAGCCGCGCACATTTAGTATCATCGAAACAACTCACAAACGACAGAAATTGGACACAATGGATACCCCGGAGCTGAAAGAGTTTCTGCTTACTAGGTATGCAGGGCTGATGCCAGGGGAGTTGTGGAAACGATGGGCTCATACATTTACCCCGGCCGTGTCTTTGGATATGCTCGATCTGCCTGCTAGACCGAAGAGTGTCCCCTTTGACGATGAGGCCTTGAGAAATAAGGATAGCAACAAAGCTCTGGAGGCGCACCtgtaa